Proteins from one Prevotella sp. E2-28 genomic window:
- a CDS encoding DUF1846 domain-containing protein, with amino-acid sequence MKIGFDNEKYLKIQSEHIKERIAQFNGKLYLELGGKLFDDHHASRVLPGFKPDSKLRMFAQLRDQLEIVIVVSAEDIEKNKVRADLGITYDEDVLRLREEFMNRDFMVGSVVITHYNGQNAADQFRHRLERMGIKSYVHYLIDGYPHNVELIASDEGFGKNDYVETSRELVIVTAPGPGSGKMAVCLSQLYNENKRGIRAGYAKFETFPVWNLPLKHPVNIAYEAATADLNDVNMIDPFHLEAYDKIAINYNRDIEIFPVLNALFEGIYGENPYKSPTDMGVNMVGFCISDDEVCCQASRDEIIRRYYDATNKMAEGKDNDKEINKILMLFNQAKITTAYRRVTVAAQAKQELTGQTSAAMELEDGTIITSKSSPLLGCSAALLLNATKHLAGISHEAKLIPQSLIEPVQKTKIEYLGGKNPRLHTDEVLVALSVLSKDDEQCRKALEQLPRLRGCQVHSTVMLSEVDRKIFKKLGCGLTCDPVKKK; translated from the coding sequence ATGAAAATAGGCTTCGACAACGAGAAATATCTCAAGATTCAGTCAGAGCACATCAAGGAACGCATTGCTCAGTTCAACGGAAAGCTTTACCTTGAACTGGGCGGCAAGCTCTTCGACGACCACCACGCTTCGCGCGTACTTCCAGGCTTCAAGCCAGACTCAAAGTTGCGTATGTTTGCACAACTGCGCGACCAGTTGGAAATCGTTATTGTGGTCAGTGCCGAGGATATAGAAAAGAATAAAGTACGTGCCGACCTGGGTATCACTTATGACGAGGACGTGTTGCGCCTGCGCGAGGAATTCATGAACCGCGACTTTATGGTGGGCTCTGTCGTCATTACGCATTATAATGGTCAGAATGCTGCCGACCAATTCCGACATCGCTTAGAGCGCATGGGTATCAAGTCGTATGTACACTACCTCATCGACGGCTACCCACACAATGTAGAACTCATTGCCAGCGACGAGGGCTTTGGCAAAAACGATTATGTAGAGACCTCACGTGAACTTGTCATCGTCACCGCTCCTGGTCCTGGAAGCGGAAAGATGGCAGTATGTCTGTCTCAGCTTTATAACGAAAACAAACGCGGCATCCGTGCCGGTTATGCCAAGTTCGAGACCTTCCCCGTATGGAATTTACCCCTAAAGCATCCTGTGAACATCGCTTATGAAGCTGCTACTGCAGACCTTAACGATGTGAACATGATTGATCCGTTCCATTTAGAGGCCTACGACAAGATTGCCATCAACTATAATAGAGATATAGAGATATTCCCAGTGCTTAACGCTCTGTTCGAAGGAATCTACGGAGAGAACCCCTACAAGAGTCCTACAGATATGGGGGTCAACATGGTGGGCTTCTGCATCAGCGACGATGAAGTGTGCTGTCAGGCCAGTCGAGATGAGATTATCCGCAGATATTATGATGCCACCAACAAAATGGCAGAAGGCAAAGACAACGACAAGGAGATCAACAAGATTCTGATGCTCTTCAATCAAGCAAAGATTACAACCGCCTATCGCCGTGTCACTGTTGCTGCACAGGCTAAGCAAGAATTAACAGGTCAGACCTCAGCTGCTATGGAACTTGAAGATGGTACTATTATCACTTCGAAGTCATCTCCACTGTTAGGATGCTCTGCGGCACTATTGCTTAATGCCACCAAACATCTGGCTGGCATCAGCCATGAGGCAAAGCTTATACCTCAGAGTCTTATAGAGCCAGTACAGAAGACAAAGATAGAATATCTGGGTGGTAAGAACCCACGTCTGCATACAGATGAGGTACTGGTAGCCCTCAGCGTATTGTCGAAAGACGATGAACAGTGTCGTAAAGCCTTGGAGCAACTGCCCCGTCTGCGTGGCTGTCAGGTTCATTCTACTGTGATGCTCTCGGAAGTTGATCGTAAGATATTCAAGAAACTGGGATGCGGCCTGACGTGTGATCCCGTGAAAAAGAAATAA